The Streptomyces sp. NBC_01353 genome contains a region encoding:
- a CDS encoding CBM35 domain-containing protein, with the protein MHLRPVTPTARLATTLLALALTPTTLTALALALTVTTPTPAHAASALHEAEASPAVCTGTVDSDWGGFTGSGFCNGTNAVGAASQFTVNAPAAGTATLAVRFANGTTTARPAGLVVNGSTVQTPAFEATGAWSTWSTTTLTVTLNAGSNTIRLSPTTAAGLPNIDSLNVTTADGPPPTGSALYVAPNGTDSASGTQSDPTTLTSAISRVGAGGTIYLRGGTYRHSTTITVPPTNNGTAAARKTLSAYPGETPVLDFSAMAEDPANRGLALNGSYWHVNGIVVERAGDNGILVGGSNNVIERTVTRFNRDTGLQLSRIASSTPREQWPSNNLILSAESHDNADSDGEDADGFAAKLTVGSGNVFRYAVSHHNIDDGWDLYTKTDTGPIGPVTIEDSLAYDNGTLSDGSQAGNGDRNGYKLGGEDIEVDHVVRRSIAFHNGKHGFTYNSNPGTITMSNNISIDNAERNYTFDAGTSVFRSNTSCRSTTTGTNDRTIGDVDGSNQFWSGSNGSRCSSYAGALSWSYAADGRLTVSFGGRPVTW; encoded by the coding sequence ATGCATCTGCGACCCGTCACCCCCACCGCCCGTTTAGCCACCACCCTCCTCGCCCTCGCCCTCACCCCCACCACCCTCACCGCCCTCGCCCTCGCCCTCACCGTCACCACCCCCACCCCCGCCCACGCCGCGTCCGCCCTCCACGAGGCCGAGGCCTCCCCCGCCGTCTGCACCGGGACCGTCGACTCCGACTGGGGCGGCTTCACCGGCAGTGGCTTCTGCAACGGCACCAACGCCGTCGGCGCCGCCTCCCAGTTCACGGTGAACGCCCCCGCCGCCGGAACCGCCACCCTGGCCGTCCGGTTCGCCAACGGCACCACCACCGCCCGCCCCGCCGGCCTCGTCGTCAACGGATCCACCGTCCAGACCCCCGCGTTCGAGGCCACCGGCGCCTGGTCCACCTGGTCGACCACGACCCTGACCGTCACCCTGAACGCCGGCAGCAACACCATCCGGCTCTCCCCCACCACCGCCGCCGGCCTCCCCAACATCGACTCCCTGAACGTCACGACGGCCGACGGTCCCCCGCCGACCGGCAGTGCGCTGTACGTCGCCCCGAACGGCACGGACAGCGCGTCCGGCACGCAGTCCGACCCGACGACGCTCACCTCCGCGATCAGCCGCGTCGGCGCCGGCGGGACGATCTACCTCCGCGGCGGCACGTACCGTCACTCCACGACGATCACCGTCCCCCCGACCAACAACGGCACCGCCGCCGCCCGTAAGACGCTCTCCGCCTACCCGGGCGAGACCCCGGTGCTGGACTTCTCCGCCATGGCCGAGGACCCGGCCAACCGCGGCCTCGCCCTCAACGGCTCGTACTGGCACGTCAACGGCATCGTCGTCGAACGAGCCGGCGACAACGGGATCCTCGTCGGCGGCAGCAACAACGTCATCGAGCGCACGGTCACCCGCTTCAACCGCGACACCGGACTGCAGCTCTCGCGGATCGCCTCCTCCACCCCCCGCGAGCAGTGGCCGTCCAACAATCTGATCCTGAGCGCCGAGTCGCACGACAACGCCGACTCCGACGGCGAGGACGCCGACGGCTTCGCCGCGAAGCTCACCGTCGGCTCGGGGAACGTCTTCCGCTACGCCGTGTCCCACCACAACATCGACGACGGCTGGGACCTGTACACCAAGACGGACACCGGCCCCATCGGCCCGGTGACCATCGAGGACTCCCTCGCGTACGACAACGGCACCCTCAGCGACGGCTCCCAGGCAGGCAACGGCGACCGCAACGGCTACAAGCTCGGCGGCGAGGACATCGAGGTCGACCACGTCGTCCGGCGCAGCATCGCCTTCCACAACGGCAAGCACGGGTTCACGTACAACAGCAACCCGGGCACGATCACGATGTCGAACAACATCAGCATCGACAACGCCGAGCGCAACTACACCTTCGACGCCGGCACTTCGGTGTTCCGGAGCAACACCTCCTGCCGCTCCACCACCACCGGGACGAACGACCGGACCATCGGTGACGTCGACGGCTCGAACCAGTTCTGGTCCGGCTCGAACGGCTCCCGCTGCTCCTCGTACGCAGGCGCCCTGAGCTGGTCCTACGCTGCCGACGGCCGCCTCACCGTGTCCTTCGGCGGCCGACCGGTCACCTGGTGA
- a CDS encoding GNAT family protein, protein MSLIVPRLAAGAFELRRWERADLPLLEEASTDPYIPLITTVPPVYSDTEGEAFVRRQWARAENAGGYPFVIVRRRDARAVGMIGLWLRELPEGRATLGYWIAPSCRGEGAAGAALTAVTEWAFGELGIPRLQLLVEPWNEASIRTAERAGYVREGVLRSWQEVGGERRDMVMYGRVQRPPG, encoded by the coding sequence GTGAGCCTCATCGTTCCCCGGCTGGCGGCCGGGGCCTTCGAGCTGCGCCGCTGGGAGCGGGCCGACCTGCCCCTCCTGGAGGAGGCGTCGACGGACCCGTACATCCCGCTGATCACGACCGTCCCGCCGGTGTACTCGGACACGGAGGGCGAGGCGTTCGTCCGGCGCCAGTGGGCCCGCGCAGAGAACGCCGGCGGCTACCCCTTCGTCATCGTCCGCCGCCGTGACGCGCGGGCCGTGGGCATGATCGGCCTCTGGCTCCGCGAACTCCCCGAGGGCCGCGCGACCCTCGGCTACTGGATCGCCCCGTCCTGCCGCGGTGAGGGCGCGGCCGGGGCGGCGCTGACGGCGGTGACCGAATGGGCGTTCGGCGAACTGGGCATCCCGCGCCTTCAGTTGCTCGTGGAGCCCTGGAACGAGGCCTCGATCAGGACGGCGGAACGGGCAGGGTACGTACGGGAGGGGGTGCTGCGGTCCTGGCAGGAAGTGGGCGGGGAACGGCGGGACATGGTGATGTACGGGCGGGTGCAGCGGCCGCCTGGTTGA
- a CDS encoding SRPBCC family protein: MITLLTTPTDRELVITRTFEAPPTRVWEAWTKSEHVRQWYGIAALTTTVVDVDLRVGGAWRWGQQAPDGQEIVFSGTYEEIVPHERLVYTENFELMPGPPVHVTLTFDDTPDGGTALTSTSLWPSTEIRDQALATGMEDGVKEEYDRLAAYLRTM, from the coding sequence ATGATCACGCTGCTGACGACACCCACCGACCGCGAGCTGGTCATCACCCGCACCTTCGAGGCCCCGCCCACCCGCGTCTGGGAGGCGTGGACGAAGTCCGAGCACGTCCGCCAGTGGTACGGGATCGCCGCGCTGACCACGACGGTCGTCGACGTCGATCTCCGGGTCGGCGGAGCCTGGCGCTGGGGACAGCAGGCGCCGGACGGCCAGGAGATCGTCTTCTCGGGGACGTACGAGGAGATCGTCCCGCACGAGCGCCTCGTCTACACGGAGAACTTCGAGCTCATGCCCGGCCCGCCCGTGCACGTGACCCTCACCTTCGACGACACCCCGGACGGCGGCACGGCCCTCACGAGCACGTCGCTCTGGCCGTCCACGGAGATCCGGGACCAGGCGCTGGCCACCGGAATGGAGGACGGGGTGAAAGAGGAGTACGACCGCCTGGCCGCGTACCTTCGGACGATGTGA
- the groL gene encoding chaperonin GroEL (60 kDa chaperone family; promotes refolding of misfolded polypeptides especially under stressful conditions; forms two stacked rings of heptamers to form a barrel-shaped 14mer; ends can be capped by GroES; misfolded proteins enter the barrel where they are refolded when GroES binds), whose amino-acid sequence MAKIIAFDEEARRGLERGMNQLADAVKVTLGPKGRNVVLEKKWGAPTITNDGVSIAKEIELEDPYEKIGAELVKEVAKKTDDVAGDGTTTATVLAQALVREGLRNVAAGANPMALKRGIEKAVEAVSGALLEQAKDVETKEQIASTASISAADTQIGELIAEAMDKVGKEGVITVEESQTFGLELELTEGMRFDKGYISAYFATDMERMEASLDDPYILIVNSKISSVKDLLPLLEKVMQSGKPLLIIAEDVEGEALSTLVVNKIRGTFKSVAVKAPGFGDRRKAMLNDIAILTGGTVISEEVGLKLENAGLDLLGRARKVVITKDETTIVDGSGESDQVAGRVNQIRAEIENSDSDYDREKLQERLAKLAGGVAVIKAGAATEVELKERKHRIEDAVRNAKAAVEEGIVAGGGVALLQASSVFEKLEADLTGDEATGANIVKLALEAPLKQIAVNAGLEGGVVAEKVRNLPVGHGLNAATNEYVDLIAEGIIDPAKVTRSALQNAASIAALFLTTEAVIADKPEKAGAAAPGGMPGGDMDF is encoded by the coding sequence ATGGCCAAGATCATCGCGTTCGACGAGGAGGCACGGCGCGGTCTCGAGCGCGGGATGAACCAGCTCGCCGACGCCGTCAAGGTCACCCTTGGCCCCAAGGGCCGGAACGTCGTCCTCGAGAAGAAGTGGGGCGCCCCCACGATCACCAACGATGGTGTGTCCATCGCCAAGGAGATCGAGCTCGAGGACCCGTACGAGAAGATCGGCGCCGAGCTGGTCAAGGAAGTCGCCAAGAAGACGGACGACGTCGCCGGTGACGGTACGACCACCGCGACCGTCCTCGCCCAGGCGCTCGTCCGCGAGGGCCTGCGCAACGTGGCGGCCGGCGCCAACCCGATGGCCCTCAAGCGCGGCATCGAGAAGGCCGTCGAGGCCGTCTCGGGCGCCCTGCTCGAGCAGGCGAAGGATGTCGAGACCAAGGAGCAGATCGCTTCCACGGCCTCCATCTCCGCCGCCGACACCCAGATCGGCGAGCTCATCGCCGAGGCGATGGACAAGGTCGGCAAGGAAGGCGTCATCACCGTCGAGGAGTCCCAGACCTTCGGTCTGGAGCTGGAGCTCACCGAGGGTATGCGCTTCGACAAGGGCTACATCTCGGCGTACTTCGCCACCGACATGGAGCGTATGGAGGCGTCCCTGGACGACCCGTACATCCTGATCGTCAACTCCAAGATCTCCTCCGTGAAGGACCTGCTCCCGCTCCTGGAGAAGGTCATGCAGTCGGGCAAGCCCCTGCTGATCATCGCCGAGGACGTCGAGGGCGAGGCCCTGTCGACCCTGGTCGTCAACAAGATCCGCGGCACCTTCAAGTCCGTCGCGGTCAAGGCTCCGGGCTTCGGCGACCGCCGCAAGGCCATGCTGAACGACATCGCCATCCTCACGGGCGGCACGGTCATCTCCGAGGAGGTCGGTCTCAAGCTCGAGAACGCCGGCCTGGACCTGCTGGGCCGCGCCCGCAAGGTCGTCATCACCAAGGACGAGACCACGATCGTCGACGGCTCCGGCGAGAGCGACCAGGTTGCCGGTCGCGTCAACCAGATCCGTGCCGAGATCGAGAACTCGGACAGCGACTACGACCGCGAGAAGCTGCAGGAGCGCCTGGCGAAGCTCGCCGGCGGTGTTGCGGTCATCAAGGCCGGTGCCGCGACCGAGGTCGAGCTCAAGGAGCGCAAGCACCGCATCGAGGACGCCGTTCGCAACGCGAAGGCGGCCGTCGAGGAGGGCATCGTCGCCGGTGGTGGCGTGGCCCTGCTCCAGGCCTCCAGCGTCTTCGAGAAGCTCGAGGCGGACCTGACGGGCGACGAGGCCACCGGTGCCAACATCGTCAAGCTGGCGCTCGAGGCCCCGCTGAAGCAGATCGCCGTCAACGCCGGCCTCGAGGGCGGCGTCGTGGCGGAGAAGGTCCGCAACCTGCCCGTCGGCCACGGCCTGAACGCCGCGACCAACGAGTACGTGGACCTCATCGCCGAGGGCATCATCGACCCGGCGAAGGTGACGCGCTCTGCCCTGCAGAACGCGGCCTCCATCGCCGCGCTGTTCCTCACCACCGAGGCCGTCATCGCCGACAAGCCCGAGAAGGCCGGCGCGGCCGCTCCGGGCGGCATGCCGGGCGGTGACATGGACTTCTGA
- a CDS encoding cold-shock protein, translating into MAQGTVKWFNAEKGYGFIAVDGGADVFVHYSAIQMDGYRTLEEGQRVEFEISQGQKGPQADMVKLAV; encoded by the coding sequence ATGGCTCAGGGCACCGTCAAGTGGTTCAACGCGGAGAAGGGCTACGGCTTCATCGCGGTCGACGGTGGTGCGGATGTATTCGTCCACTACAGCGCGATCCAGATGGACGGTTACCGCACCCTTGAAGAAGGTCAGCGGGTCGAGTTCGAGATCTCGCAGGGCCAGAAGGGTCCGCAGGCGGACATGGTCAAGCTCGCCGTCTGA
- a CDS encoding MoaD/ThiS family protein, protein MSVKVRIPTILRTYTGGQAEVAAEGATLSEVIADLEKNHTGIAARVLDDQGKLRRFVNVYVNDDDVRFEQGLETATPDGAGVSIIPAVAGGC, encoded by the coding sequence ATGAGCGTCAAGGTCCGCATCCCCACCATCCTCCGCACGTACACCGGCGGCCAGGCCGAGGTCGCCGCCGAGGGCGCGACGCTCTCGGAGGTCATCGCCGACCTGGAGAAGAACCACACGGGCATCGCCGCCCGCGTCCTGGACGACCAGGGCAAACTGCGCCGGTTCGTGAACGTGTACGTCAACGACGACGACGTCCGTTTCGAGCAGGGCCTGGAGACGGCGACGCCGGACGGCGCCGGCGTCTCGATCATCCCGGCGGTCGCCGGCGGCTGCTGA
- the thrC gene encoding threonine synthase — translation MRRKGLASMAVQTVSTTTSTVDLGPASGLSCRECGEKFPLGPIFACELCFGPLEVAYDLPLGDPEALRKQIEAGPANIWRYAPLLPVPADVAEKPNLNPGWTQLVQADNLARELGVEPGKLYVKDDSGNPTHSFKDRVVAQALEAARAFGFTTLSCSSTGNLAGAVGAAAARAGFRSCVFIPHDLEQGKVVMAAVYGGELVGIEGNYDDVNRFCSELIGDPLGEGWGFVNVNLRPYYGEGSKTLAYEICEQLGWQLPDQLVIPIASGSQLTKIDKGLQELIKLGLVEDKPYKIFGAQAEGCSPVSTAFKAGHDVVRPQKPNTIAKSLAIGNPADGPYVLDIARRTGGAVEDVNDEQVVEAIKILARTEGIFAETAGGVTVGVTKKLIEAGLLDPTLTTVVLNTGDGLKTLDAVADTSQATATIRPSLDAFREAGLAG, via the coding sequence ATGAGGAGAAAGGGCCTCGCCTCCATGGCTGTACAGACTGTTTCCACCACCACTTCGACGGTTGACCTCGGTCCGGCTTCCGGACTCTCCTGTCGTGAATGCGGTGAGAAGTTCCCCCTCGGTCCCATCTTCGCCTGCGAGCTCTGTTTCGGCCCGCTCGAAGTCGCCTACGACCTGCCCCTCGGCGACCCGGAGGCCCTGCGCAAGCAGATCGAGGCCGGCCCCGCCAACATCTGGCGCTACGCCCCGCTGCTGCCCGTCCCCGCCGACGTCGCCGAGAAGCCGAACCTGAACCCGGGCTGGACCCAGCTCGTCCAGGCCGACAACCTCGCCCGCGAGCTGGGCGTCGAGCCGGGCAAGCTCTACGTCAAGGACGACTCCGGCAACCCGACGCACTCCTTCAAGGACCGCGTCGTCGCCCAGGCCCTCGAGGCCGCCCGCGCCTTCGGCTTCACCACCCTGTCCTGCTCCTCCACCGGCAACCTGGCCGGCGCCGTCGGCGCCGCCGCCGCCCGTGCCGGTTTCCGCTCCTGCGTCTTCATCCCGCACGACCTGGAGCAGGGCAAGGTCGTCATGGCCGCCGTCTACGGCGGTGAACTCGTCGGCATCGAGGGCAACTACGACGACGTCAACCGCTTCTGCTCCGAGCTCATCGGCGACCCGCTGGGCGAGGGCTGGGGCTTCGTCAACGTCAACCTGCGCCCGTACTACGGCGAGGGTTCCAAGACGCTCGCGTACGAGATCTGCGAGCAGCTCGGCTGGCAGCTGCCCGACCAGCTCGTCATCCCGATCGCCTCGGGCTCGCAGCTCACCAAGATCGACAAGGGTCTGCAGGAGCTCATCAAGCTCGGTCTCGTCGAGGACAAGCCGTACAAGATCTTCGGCGCGCAGGCCGAGGGCTGCTCCCCGGTGTCGACGGCCTTCAAGGCCGGCCACGACGTCGTACGGCCCCAGAAGCCGAACACCATCGCCAAGTCGCTCGCCATCGGCAACCCGGCCGACGGCCCGTACGTCCTGGACATCGCGCGCCGCACGGGCGGTGCGGTGGAGGACGTCAACGACGAGCAGGTCGTCGAGGCGATCAAGATCCTGGCCCGGACCGAGGGCATCTTCGCCGAGACGGCGGGCGGCGTGACCGTCGGCGTGACGAAGAAGCTGATCGAGGCCGGTCTTCTCGACCCGACGCTCACCACGGTCGTGCTCAACACCGGTGACGGCCTCAAGACCCTGGACGCGGTGGCCGATACCTCGCAGGCGACCGCCACGATCCGCCCGAGCCTGGACGCGTTCCGCGAAGCCGGCCTGGCGGGCTGA
- a CDS encoding glucosyl-3-phosphoglycerate synthase, producing the protein MLDEVERWLDRRSWSVADRPLEQLLAAKRGTAVSVVLPALDEEATVGDIVSVIRRELMSEAVPLVDELVVIDSGSTDRTAEVAAAAGARVVARDEILPRIPAVPGKGEVLWRSLMVTSGDIVCFVDADLRDFSADFVTGIVGPLLTEPDVDFVKAMYDRPLGTGFDPLASGRTPGQGGRVTELVARPLLNLHWPQLAGFVQPLGGEYAVRRSLLERLPFPVGYGVELGLLVDALHTVGLDALAQVDVGVRKHRHQDEQALGRMAAAIYRTAQLRLSRGHLVRPLLTQFERDETGEGKGFTPRTYAVDTEERPPMVDITEYARRRVA; encoded by the coding sequence TTGCTGGATGAAGTGGAGCGCTGGCTGGACCGGCGGTCCTGGTCCGTGGCAGACCGTCCGTTGGAGCAGCTGCTGGCCGCCAAGCGGGGGACGGCGGTCAGCGTGGTGCTGCCGGCGCTCGACGAGGAGGCGACGGTCGGCGACATCGTCTCCGTGATCCGCCGGGAGCTGATGTCCGAGGCGGTGCCGCTGGTCGACGAGCTCGTGGTGATCGACTCCGGCTCCACGGACCGTACGGCCGAGGTCGCGGCGGCGGCCGGGGCGCGGGTGGTGGCGCGTGACGAGATCCTGCCGCGGATACCGGCCGTGCCAGGCAAGGGCGAGGTGCTGTGGCGGTCACTGATGGTGACCAGCGGTGACATCGTCTGCTTCGTCGACGCGGATCTGCGGGACTTCTCCGCGGACTTCGTCACCGGCATCGTCGGCCCGCTTCTCACCGAGCCGGACGTCGACTTCGTGAAGGCGATGTACGACCGCCCGCTGGGCACCGGGTTCGATCCGCTCGCCTCCGGCAGGACGCCAGGTCAGGGCGGGCGGGTGACGGAGCTGGTGGCCCGGCCGCTACTGAATCTGCACTGGCCGCAGCTGGCCGGCTTCGTCCAGCCGCTGGGCGGCGAGTACGCGGTGCGGCGCTCGCTGCTCGAGCGGCTGCCCTTCCCCGTCGGTTACGGAGTGGAGCTGGGGCTGCTCGTCGACGCGCTGCACACGGTCGGCCTCGACGCCCTCGCGCAGGTCGACGTCGGGGTCCGTAAGCACCGCCACCAGGACGAGCAGGCGCTCGGCCGGATGGCGGCGGCGATCTACCGGACCGCGCAGCTGCGGCTGTCCCGCGGGCATCTGGTGCGGCCGCTGTTGACGCAGTTCGAGCGGGACGAGACGGGCGAGGGGAAGGGCTTCACGCCGCGGACGTACGCCGTGGACACGGAGGAGCGACCGCCGATGGTCGACATCACGGAGTACGCGCGCCGCCGCGTGGCGTAA
- a CDS encoding trehalose-6-phosphate synthase — translation MASVLVASNRGPVSYALAADGTLSARRGGGGLVSGLSAVSSEDSVWVCAALSDGDREAVRRGVSEPGVRMLAVEPAVYDDAYNGIANSVLWFLHHHLWDIPREPVFDAEFRRRWESYRAYNRAFAEELAAQAAEGAAVLVQDYHLALVPGQLRELRPDLRIGHFTHTPWVSSEYARMLPEDIREELVWGMLGADELGFHTWAWASAFIDGARIDGAGGVAEGVLRPDDPWRGVHHHRAGGTARRTRVHVYPLGVDGDELRALAHRPEVDDRLAALRADVGDRRTIVRVDRTELSKNVVRGLLAYRELLRERPEWHDRVVHLASAYPSRQDLVVYRAYTAAVAELAEEINAEFGTDDWQPVLLSVKDDFPRSLAAYRMADVALINPVRDGMNLVAKEIPVVSEAGCALVLSTGAGAYDELREDALTVNPFDVSETADALHRALTMPPAERADRSKRLAAAATALPPQQWFLKQLEALRQA, via the coding sequence ATGGCTTCTGTGCTTGTGGCGTCCAATCGGGGTCCGGTCTCGTACGCCCTCGCCGCCGACGGCACGCTCAGTGCCCGGCGCGGCGGGGGCGGCCTCGTTTCCGGGCTGAGTGCCGTGTCCTCCGAGGACAGTGTCTGGGTGTGCGCGGCGCTGTCGGACGGGGACCGGGAGGCGGTCCGCAGGGGCGTCTCCGAGCCGGGCGTACGGATGCTGGCCGTCGAGCCGGCTGTCTACGACGACGCGTACAACGGCATCGCGAACTCGGTGCTGTGGTTCCTGCACCACCATCTGTGGGACATCCCTCGCGAGCCGGTCTTCGACGCGGAGTTCCGGCGCAGGTGGGAGTCGTACCGGGCCTACAACCGGGCGTTCGCCGAGGAGCTGGCGGCGCAGGCGGCGGAGGGCGCGGCGGTGCTCGTGCAGGACTACCACCTGGCGCTGGTGCCGGGGCAGCTGCGGGAGCTGCGGCCCGATCTACGGATCGGTCACTTCACACACACGCCGTGGGTGTCGTCGGAGTACGCGCGGATGCTTCCGGAGGACATCCGCGAGGAGCTGGTCTGGGGGATGCTCGGCGCGGACGAGCTGGGCTTTCACACCTGGGCATGGGCCTCGGCGTTCATCGATGGCGCGCGCATCGACGGCGCGGGCGGGGTGGCCGAGGGGGTGCTGCGCCCGGACGACCCTTGGCGCGGCGTGCACCACCACAGAGCGGGCGGAACGGCGCGGCGTACCCGGGTCCACGTCTACCCCCTGGGTGTGGACGGCGACGAGCTGCGCGCCCTCGCGCACCGCCCGGAGGTCGACGATCGACTCGCCGCGCTGCGGGCCGATGTCGGTGACCGCAGGACGATCGTGCGGGTGGACCGCACGGAGCTGTCGAAGAACGTGGTCCGTGGCCTGCTCGCGTACCGGGAGCTGCTGCGCGAGCGGCCCGAGTGGCACGACCGGGTCGTCCATCTGGCCTCGGCGTACCCGTCCCGGCAGGACCTGGTGGTCTACCGCGCCTACACGGCGGCGGTGGCGGAGCTGGCGGAGGAGATCAACGCGGAGTTCGGCACGGACGACTGGCAGCCGGTGCTGCTGTCGGTGAAGGACGACTTCCCGCGCTCCCTCGCTGCGTACCGGATGGCGGACGTGGCGCTGATCAACCCGGTCCGCGACGGGATGAACCTGGTGGCGAAGGAGATCCCGGTGGTGTCGGAGGCCGGGTGCGCGCTGGTGCTCTCGACGGGCGCGGGGGCGTACGACGAGCTGCGCGAGGACGCGCTGACGGTCAACCCGTTCGACGTGTCCGAGACCGCGGACGCCCTGCACCGGGCCCTGACGATGCCGCCCGCGGAGCGCGCGGACCGCTCGAAGCGCCTGGCCGCCGCGGCGACGGCGCTGCCCCCGCAGCAGTGGTTCCTGAAGCAGTTGGAGGCCTTGCGTCAGGCCTGA